Proteins from a single region of bacterium:
- a CDS encoding ABC transporter permease codes for MDKEQIIRIRADSKFGWETLKEIWQYRELLLFLIWKDIKVKYKQTSIGIAWAIIQPFSIMIIFAIFFGKFAKIPSDNIPYPIFAYSALVPWSYFSNSLINATNSIVEYQRVITKVYFPRILLPLSSVLHNLLDFIIAFIILVGMMIFYRIVPSFKIFYAGFFLLLAIITATGVGLWLSALNVKYRDVRYAMNFLVQLWLFATPIAYPSSVVPEQWKALYGLNPMVGVIEGFRWTLLGSIKPDMKMLSVSTGIVMLILLLGMLYFKKTEDTFADIV; via the coding sequence ATGGATAAAGAACAGATAATTAGAATACGAGCAGATAGCAAATTTGGCTGGGAAACATTAAAAGAAATCTGGCAATACAGGGAATTACTTCTATTTCTTATATGGAAAGATATAAAAGTGAAGTACAAACAGACATCCATAGGTATTGCATGGGCAATTATTCAACCATTTTCTATAATGATTATATTTGCTATATTTTTTGGCAAATTTGCAAAAATCCCTTCAGATAATATTCCATATCCAATCTTTGCTTATAGTGCTTTGGTCCCATGGTCATATTTTTCTAACAGTTTAATAAATGCAACTAACAGTATTGTTGAATATCAAAGGGTAATAACAAAAGTATACTTCCCCCGTATTTTATTACCCCTGTCATCAGTTCTTCATAATCTTCTTGACTTCATTATTGCATTTATAATACTGGTAGGTATGATGATATTTTATAGGATTGTACCTTCTTTTAAAATTTTCTATGCTGGATTCTTCCTTCTACTTGCAATTATAACAGCAACAGGTGTAGGGTTGTGGTTATCTGCCCTAAATGTGAAATATCGTGATGTTCGTTATGCAATGAATTTCCTTGTACAATTATGGCTCTTTGCTACTCCTATTGCCTATCCATCTTCTGTTGTTCCTGAACAATGGAAAGCACTTTATGGACTGAATCCAATGGTAGGTGTAATAGAGGGTTTCAGATGGACATTATTGGGAAGTATAAAACCTGATATGAAGATGCTATCTGTTTCTACTGGAATTGTTATGCTTATTCTACTTTTAGGTATGCTATATTTCAAAAAGACCGAAGATACATTTGCTGATATTGTATAA
- a CDS encoding glycosyltransferase family 2 protein produces MDTKNLISIVFSFRNEEENIPDLIKRTKNAIQNTGYEYEIIFVNDASTDKSLEILKRYAEEDTRIKIINLSRRFGYNQGLIAGLNYARGDAVITLDADLQDPPELIPQLIKKWEAGMDIVHTIRKKREGESKIKIVLTKIAYKIIRFISEVKLLQEAGNFKLISRKALNEILKIREKDPYVRGIVGWVGFKQDYIYYVREKRVKGKTHFPFLRSMGPFMEFISGLTSFSILPLLYIVIFGIILFFSGIIFLILSILHILEFWLVIIFFLSGIIVFSIGIVGVYTGRIWKEVLNRPNYIVESLININENDTS; encoded by the coding sequence ATGGATACAAAAAATCTGATTTCCATTGTGTTCTCATTCAGGAATGAAGAAGAAAACATCCCAGACCTTATAAAAAGGACGAAAAATGCAATACAAAATACAGGTTATGAGTATGAAATAATTTTCGTTAATGACGCTTCTACTGATAAATCGCTTGAAATTCTAAAGAGATATGCTGAAGAAGATACAAGAATAAAGATAATAAATCTTTCCAGAAGATTTGGATATAATCAAGGGCTGATTGCAGGGCTTAATTATGCCAGAGGAGATGCTGTTATAACTCTTGATGCTGACTTACAGGACCCTCCAGAATTAATACCACAACTTATTAAAAAATGGGAAGCAGGAATGGATATTGTTCATACAATAAGAAAAAAACGAGAAGGTGAAAGTAAAATTAAAATTGTTCTTACAAAGATTGCATATAAAATTATCAGATTTATCTCTGAAGTTAAATTATTACAAGAAGCAGGGAATTTCAAACTCATATCAAGAAAAGCACTGAACGAAATTTTAAAAATACGAGAAAAAGACCCTTATGTAAGGGGAATAGTAGGTTGGGTTGGATTTAAACAGGACTATATTTATTATGTCCGTGAAAAAAGAGTAAAAGGTAAAACACATTTCCCCTTTTTAAGAAGTATGGGACCATTTATGGAATTTATAAGTGGACTAACTTCTTTCTCAATTTTACCTCTGTTATACATCGTTATATTTGGAATTATTTTATTTTTTTCTGGAATAATTTTCTTAATCCTGTCAATTTTACATATTTTAGAATTCTGGCTCGTGATTATATTTTTCCTGTCTGGAATTATAGTTTTCTCTATAGGAATTGTTGGTGTTTATACGGGAAGAATATGGAAAGAGGTTCTAAATAGGCCTAATTATATCGTTGAAAGTTTAATTAACATCAATGAAAACGATACATCATAA
- a CDS encoding 1-deoxy-D-xylulose-5-phosphate synthase, whose protein sequence is MNKISMRDAFFGRLYELAIKDKNIMVISADMGAPALDKFRNNLKEQFINVGIAEQNMVTLATGLALSGKKTFIYAIMPFVTARCYEITRICISLMNVPVVAVGVGAGFSYHDSGPTHHSTEDITIMRALPNMVVFNSTDSIMAGKLADISYHLSSPCYIRLDRELLPDIYTKNENFSDGLTVFKQSKNIYIIATGNMVHRAMDVSEELKKHNISAGVIDLYRIKPLNEKLLSSIVKNIKGIVTLEEHFLAGGIGSLVAEFLADNNIKLPLKRIGINDRYYYVYGGRENIQKICGLDIKTIVKEILKWIQKI, encoded by the coding sequence ATGAATAAAATATCAATGCGAGATGCTTTTTTTGGTAGATTATATGAACTTGCAATAAAAGATAAAAATATAATGGTAATAAGTGCGGATATGGGAGCACCCGCCCTTGATAAATTCAGAAATAATCTGAAGGAACAGTTTATAAATGTTGGCATCGCTGAACAAAATATGGTTACCTTAGCAACAGGGCTTGCTTTAAGTGGGAAGAAAACATTTATTTATGCCATTATGCCCTTTGTTACCGCAAGATGTTATGAAATAACCAGAATATGTATAAGCCTCATGAATGTTCCTGTAGTTGCCGTAGGAGTAGGAGCAGGTTTTAGTTATCACGACTCAGGTCCCACTCATCATTCTACTGAAGATATAACAATTATGCGGGCACTACCCAATATGGTAGTTTTTAACTCTACAGATAGTATAATGGCAGGTAAATTGGCTGATATTTCCTATCATTTATCTTCCCCGTGCTATATCCGACTGGACAGAGAACTTTTACCTGATATCTATACTAAAAATGAAAATTTTTCTGATGGATTAACCGTCTTTAAACAAAGTAAAAATATTTACATCATAGCAACGGGAAATATGGTTCACAGAGCCATGGATGTCTCTGAAGAACTTAAAAAACATAACATCTCTGCTGGTGTAATTGACCTGTATAGAATAAAACCTCTAAATGAAAAATTGTTATCTTCTATAGTTAAAAATATAAAAGGGATTGTTACCCTTGAAGAACATTTTCTCGCCGGTGGTATAGGAAGTTTGGTCGCTGAATTTCTCGCTGACAATAACATAAAACTACCACTTAAAAGGATAGGGATAAATGATAGATATTACTATGTGTATGGTGGAAGGGAGAATATTCAAAAGATATGTGGACTGGATATAAAGACCATTGTAAAGGAAATTCTTAAATGGATACAAAAAATCTGA
- a CDS encoding kinase: MVISRTPFRISFFGGGTDYPAWYRNNKGSVLSTTIDKYCYISCRYLPPFFEHKHRVVYSLIENVKSIGEIKHPAVKAVLEYMKIDEGVEIHHDGDLPARTGLGSSSSFTVGLLNALYALKGTMASKEKLAKEAIYIEQEILKENVGSQDQVAVAFGGLNKISFHPDDSFTVEPIILPSERKEELQRHLLLYFTGFSRIASEIAAEQISCIDKKKYELRIIQQMVDEAINILAGGKDIKEFGKLLDETWKLKRELTKRISNEYIDNIYEKARESGVIGGKLLGAGGGGFMLFFAPPELHQRIKEEIGGLFVPFRFENYGSQIIVYQE, encoded by the coding sequence ATGGTTATAAGCAGAACTCCTTTTAGAATATCTTTCTTCGGTGGAGGAACTGATTATCCTGCATGGTACCGTAATAATAAAGGGTCTGTACTTTCTACTACAATAGATAAATATTGCTATATAAGTTGTAGATATCTTCCTCCATTTTTTGAACACAAACATAGGGTTGTATATTCTTTAATAGAAAATGTTAAATCTATTGGTGAGATTAAACATCCTGCTGTAAAGGCAGTATTAGAGTACATGAAAATAGATGAAGGGGTTGAGATACACCATGATGGTGACCTACCTGCCAGAACAGGACTGGGTTCAAGTTCATCTTTTACAGTTGGACTTCTGAATGCTCTTTATGCATTAAAAGGGACTATGGCATCCAAAGAAAAATTAGCAAAAGAAGCGATATATATTGAACAGGAGATACTGAAAGAAAATGTTGGCTCGCAGGACCAGGTTGCAGTAGCATTTGGAGGCCTTAATAAAATATCTTTCCATCCAGACGATAGTTTCACAGTAGAACCAATTATTCTTCCATCAGAAAGAAAAGAAGAACTTCAAAGACACTTACTACTCTATTTTACAGGATTCTCAAGAATTGCATCAGAAATTGCAGCAGAACAGATTTCTTGTATTGACAAAAAGAAATATGAATTAAGAATAATTCAACAGATGGTTGATGAGGCAATAAACATACTCGCTGGTGGAAAAGATATAAAAGAATTTGGGAAATTGCTTGATGAGACATGGAAGTTAAAAAGAGAACTAACCAAAAGAATATCTAATGAATATATTGACAATATATATGAAAAAGCAAGGGAATCAGGAGTAATAGGAGGCAAACTATTAGGAGCAGGTGGAGGTGGATTTATGCTATTTTTTGCTCCTCCAGAATTACACCAAAGAATAAAAGAAGAGATAGGTGGACTTTTTGTTCCATTTAGGTTTGAAAATTATGGCAGTCAAATAATTGTATATCAAGAGTGA
- a CDS encoding NAD(P)-dependent oxidoreductase — MNNKKIKILVTGGAGYIGSVLVPFFLEKGYEIIVLDNFMYNQTSLLDCCHFKNLEIIRGDVRDKNLLKELIRRVDIIFPLACITGAPACAKNPITAEEVNLNAIKTIIKERSKDQIIIFPTTNSGYGIGQEGIYCTEETPLNPISLYGRLKVEAEKAILDSGNSITLRLATVFGISPRMRLDLLVNDFVYRAVTDRSLILFQGHFKRNYVYIGDVAKVFLHCLTNFDKMKNQPYNFGLSNANLSKIELCQKIKEQIPDFYFVEAEVGEDPDKRNYIVSNEKIEKSGFKAEVSVEEGIKELIKGYQIIRKNQFTNI; from the coding sequence ATGAATAATAAAAAAATAAAAATTCTAGTTACTGGTGGAGCAGGATATATTGGTTCTGTTTTAGTCCCCTTTTTCTTAGAAAAAGGTTATGAAATTATAGTTCTTGACAATTTTATGTATAATCAGACGTCACTTCTTGACTGTTGCCACTTTAAAAATCTTGAAATCATAAGAGGAGATGTAAGAGACAAAAATTTATTGAAAGAATTAATAAGAAGAGTGGATATTATTTTCCCACTTGCCTGTATAACAGGTGCACCTGCCTGTGCAAAAAACCCAATTACAGCAGAAGAAGTGAACCTCAATGCAATTAAAACCATCATAAAAGAAAGAAGTAAAGACCAAATTATAATCTTCCCAACAACAAATAGTGGATATGGTATAGGACAGGAAGGAATTTATTGCACAGAAGAAACACCACTAAATCCCATTTCTTTATATGGTAGATTAAAAGTAGAAGCAGAAAAAGCAATTCTTGACTCCGGGAATTCTATAACTTTAAGATTAGCCACTGTTTTCGGTATAAGCCCAAGGATGCGACTTGACTTGCTTGTAAATGACTTTGTTTATAGAGCGGTAACAGATAGAAGTTTAATCCTTTTTCAGGGGCATTTTAAAAGAAACTATGTTTATATAGGAGATGTCGCAAAGGTTTTTTTACACTGTCTAACAAATTTTGATAAAATGAAAAACCAGCCATATAATTTTGGATTAAGTAATGCAAATTTAAGTAAGATTGAACTCTGTCAGAAGATAAAAGAACAGATACCTGACTTTTATTTTGTTGAAGCAGAAGTAGGAGAAGACCCTGATAAAAGAAACTATATTGTAAGCAATGAAAAAATAGAAAAGAGCGGTTTTAAAGCAGAAGTATCTGTAGAAGAAGGTATAAAAGAACTTATAAAAGGATACCAGATTATAAGAAAAAATCAGTTTACAAATATCTGA
- a CDS encoding B12-binding domain-containing radical SAM protein, translating into MENIDLILVNPGVRSATYGKLGQSLAGIEPPLWCGLTASFIRQLGFSVKIIDADAEELSPEETADRILENTPLLINIVVMGTNPSASSTPKMVVTRKLIENIKKKSDVKIVLSGIHPSALPEQTLKEEKTDYIAYGEGFYTILQLLKMLKDKSLKIDEIEGLFYRKNGEIKANKPAELIKDVDMLPFVAWDLLPMEKYRAHNWHCFGDIENRSPYAAIYTSFGCPYHCNYCNIHAVYNQKPGIRYRSCEKVVDEIGLLVEKYKIRHLKIADELFVLNKKRVEKICDLIIERGYKLNIWAYARIDTVDENILRKLKQTGVNWLCYGIESANEQVREGVSKKIQQDKIENVIKMTKDAGIYVLGNFIFGLPDDNLETMEETLQMAERLNCEYVNFYAAMAYPGSGLYYEAIKKGITLPDRWDGYAQLSYETLPLPTKYLTGEQVLKFRDEAFIRYYSRKEYLDMINEKFGSKVVQHIKQMLEHKIERKHIK; encoded by the coding sequence ATGGAAAACATTGATTTGATTCTGGTCAATCCCGGTGTCCGTTCAGCCACATATGGAAAATTGGGACAGTCACTTGCAGGTATAGAACCACCCTTATGGTGTGGACTAACCGCTTCTTTCATAAGACAACTCGGTTTTTCTGTAAAAATCATTGATGCTGATGCAGAAGAATTATCTCCTGAAGAAACTGCGGACAGGATTTTAGAAAATACTCCATTATTGATAAATATCGTGGTTATGGGAACAAATCCTTCTGCTTCATCCACTCCCAAAATGGTTGTGACAAGGAAACTAATAGAAAATATTAAGAAAAAATCTGATGTAAAAATAGTATTAAGTGGTATTCATCCTTCTGCGCTACCTGAACAGACATTAAAGGAAGAAAAAACAGATTATATTGCTTACGGAGAAGGGTTTTATACCATTCTACAATTACTAAAGATGCTAAAAGATAAGTCCTTAAAAATTGATGAGATTGAAGGGCTATTCTATAGAAAAAACGGAGAAATAAAAGCCAATAAACCAGCAGAATTGATTAAAGATGTTGATATGCTTCCTTTTGTTGCCTGGGACCTTTTACCTATGGAAAAATATAGGGCACACAACTGGCACTGTTTTGGAGATATTGAAAACAGGAGCCCTTATGCTGCTATATATACAAGTTTTGGCTGTCCATACCACTGCAATTATTGCAATATCCACGCTGTTTATAATCAGAAGCCAGGCATAAGATACCGTTCCTGTGAAAAGGTAGTTGATGAGATAGGACTGCTTGTTGAAAAATATAAAATCAGGCATCTTAAAATTGCAGATGAGTTATTTGTATTAAACAAAAAGAGGGTAGAAAAAATATGTGACCTTATAATTGAAAGAGGATACAAACTAAATATATGGGCTTATGCGAGAATTGATACGGTTGATGAAAACATATTGAGGAAACTAAAACAGACAGGTGTGAACTGGCTATGTTATGGTATTGAATCAGCAAATGAACAAGTTAGGGAAGGGGTTTCTAAAAAAATACAGCAGGATAAAATTGAAAATGTAATAAAAATGACGAAAGATGCCGGTATATATGTATTAGGTAATTTTATATTTGGACTTCCTGATGATAACCTTGAAACAATGGAAGAAACATTACAAATGGCAGAGCGACTGAACTGTGAATATGTAAATTTCTATGCAGCTATGGCTTATCCTGGTTCTGGGCTCTACTATGAAGCAATTAAAAAAGGAATAACACTACCTGACAGATGGGATGGTTATGCTCAACTTTCTTATGAGACATTACCACTACCAACGAAATATCTTACAGGAGAACAGGTTTTAAAATTCAGAGATGAAGCATTTATCAGATATTACAGTAGAAAGGAATATCTGGATATGATAAATGAGAAATTTGGTAGCAAAGTGGTCCAGCATATAAAACAGATGCTTGAACATAAGATTGAAAGGAAACACATAAAATGA
- a CDS encoding nucleotidyltransferase domain-containing protein codes for MKCISIDREALLKKLRTIAIEAKKQFSEIEDIRIFGSLAKNQETGISDIDLLVIAQTEKVHPIERVKPYFYFFSERIEIGIDLLVAKPDELDNFKDILKESYSLL; via the coding sequence GTGAAATGCATATCAATAGATAGAGAGGCACTTTTAAAAAAATTGAGAACAATCGCCATAGAGGCAAAAAAACAATTTTCTGAAATAGAAGATATAAGAATATTTGGTTCTCTCGCCAAAAATCAAGAAACAGGAATAAGTGATATAGACCTTCTTGTAATTGCGCAAACAGAGAAAGTACATCCGATTGAAAGAGTGAAACCATATTTCTATTTTTTTTCAGAACGGATTGAAATTGGAATTGATTTACTCGTAGCAAAACCAGACGAGTTAGATAACTTTAAGGATATTCTTAAGGAAAGTTACTCCTTGTTATAA
- a CDS encoding DegT/DnrJ/EryC1/StrS family aminotransferase codes for MKVPFGALSITQKSKELIEEILKTGRVSSGRYVREFEKKFAELTGTKEAVAVSSGTDALALALAVLYDFGAKRGDEVIIPALSFIATANAVLQAGFTPVFVDIKLETLNIDPEKIESAITKKTKAIIPVHLMGKPAEMDKIINIAKKYKLFIIEDAAEAHGAEYKGRKIGCLGDMAGFSLYVAHIITTIEGGIITTDRSDFAEILRSLRSHGRACKCNVCTLNTSEAYCRKRFKEGRDIRFVFERAGFSSKMNEVEAAIGLGNLDIYEEILSARRRNLHLMIERFKEFSDYFFTIKEEPYEKIGPHAFPVIIKKGVDINRNQLVDFLTKNGIDTRDLFSSIPTQCSGYKFLGYKKGNFPNAEYIGNNGIHIGIHQNIDKSLIDYIIKIFRDFISKKS; via the coding sequence ATGAAAGTACCCTTTGGAGCATTATCTATCACCCAAAAATCAAAAGAATTGATAGAAGAGATATTAAAAACAGGAAGAGTTTCAAGTGGTAGATATGTAAGGGAATTTGAAAAAAAATTCGCCGAACTTACAGGAACAAAAGAAGCAGTTGCAGTAAGTTCTGGCACAGATGCACTGGCACTTGCACTGGCAGTTCTTTATGACTTTGGAGCAAAGAGAGGCGATGAGGTAATAATACCTGCTCTTTCTTTTATTGCTACTGCCAATGCTGTTTTACAGGCAGGTTTTACACCTGTCTTTGTTGATATAAAATTAGAGACATTGAATATTGACCCAGAGAAGATAGAAAGTGCCATTACCAAGAAAACAAAGGCAATTATACCTGTCCACCTTATGGGAAAACCAGCAGAGATGGATAAGATAATCAATATCGCAAAAAAATATAAGTTGTTTATTATTGAAGACGCTGCTGAAGCTCATGGAGCAGAATATAAAGGAAGAAAAATAGGATGTCTTGGAGATATGGCTGGTTTTAGTTTATATGTAGCACATATAATAACAACAATAGAAGGAGGAATTATAACAACTGATAGAAGTGATTTTGCTGAAATTTTAAGGTCATTAAGGTCCCATGGGAGAGCATGTAAATGTAATGTCTGTACATTAAACACATCAGAAGCATACTGTAGGAAAAGATTTAAAGAAGGTAGAGATATAAGATTTGTCTTTGAACGCGCAGGGTTTTCATCAAAAATGAATGAAGTTGAAGCAGCAATTGGTCTTGGTAATTTAGATATATATGAGGAAATTTTGAGTGCAAGAAGGCGAAATTTACATCTTATGATAGAAAGATTTAAAGAATTTTCTGACTACTTTTTTACAATTAAAGAAGAACCTTATGAAAAGATAGGTCCTCATGCTTTCCCTGTTATTATTAAAAAGGGGGTTGATATTAACAGGAACCAACTCGTTGATTTTCTCACTAAAAACGGAATAGATACAAGAGACCTCTTTTCTTCTATACCAACACAGTGTAGTGGATACAAATTTTTGGGCTATAAGAAAGGTAATTTTCCAAATGCTGAATATATAGGAAACAATGGTATTCATATAGGAATTCACCAGAATATAGATAAAAGTTTAATAGATTATATCATCAAAATCTTCAGGGATTTTATTAGTAAAAAATCATGA
- a CDS encoding GDP-L-fucose synthase: MKKDSLIYIAGHTGLIGSAITRGLKSLGYKNLILKTHNELDLINQKEVEKLFKKERPEYVFVCAGKTGGIYANMKYPADFIYQNLLISANLIHSSFLYKVKKLLYIGCSCMYPKFCKQPMKEEYLLTGALEPTSEPYAIAKIAGIKMCISYYRQYGSNFIPVIAGNIYGPGGSHFNEEAHVIPSLIRKFYEAKRNNEKSVTIGGTGKPTRDFLYVDDMADACIFLMRNLEGGEIYNIGTGTSVSISEIAHIIKSEIKYKGEIVFDISKPDGMLQRCLDITKIKNIGWKPKTQIKEGIKKTLQWFMR, translated from the coding sequence ATGAAAAAAGACAGTTTAATCTATATTGCAGGTCATACAGGACTCATCGGCTCTGCTATCACCAGAGGGCTTAAATCTCTCGGCTATAAAAATCTTATTTTAAAAACACATAACGAATTAGACCTTATAAATCAAAAAGAAGTTGAAAAACTTTTTAAGAAGGAAAGACCTGAATATGTATTTGTATGTGCTGGGAAAACAGGTGGAATATATGCTAATATGAAATATCCGGCTGACTTTATATATCAAAATCTTCTTATATCTGCTAATCTCATTCATTCTTCTTTCCTTTATAAGGTAAAAAAACTACTTTATATAGGATGTTCCTGTATGTACCCAAAGTTCTGTAAACAACCCATGAAGGAAGAATATCTTTTAACAGGAGCACTTGAACCAACGAGCGAACCATATGCTATCGCTAAAATAGCAGGAATCAAAATGTGTATTTCTTATTACAGACAGTACGGTTCTAATTTCATCCCTGTTATAGCAGGAAATATCTATGGTCCCGGAGGAAGTCATTTTAACGAAGAGGCACATGTTATCCCTTCTTTAATTAGAAAGTTTTATGAGGCAAAAAGAAATAATGAGAAATCAGTAACAATCGGTGGAACAGGCAAACCCACGAGGGACTTTTTATATGTAGATGACATGGCAGATGCCTGTATATTTTTAATGAGAAACCTGGAAGGTGGTGAAATTTATAATATCGGAACAGGAACTTCTGTATCAATATCAGAAATAGCGCATATCATCAAGTCGGAAATAAAATATAAAGGGGAAATAGTATTTGATATATCTAAACCTGATGGAATGTTACAGCGATGCCTTGATATAACAAAGATTAAAAATATAGGATGGAAGCCAAAAACACAAATAAAAGAAGGAATAAAGAAAACTTTACAATGGTTTATGAGATAA
- a CDS encoding transketolase, which translates to MHDIKKLEIKACEMRKKVLDMCIKAGTGHVTSSFSCVEILVALYHGKILNYKPDEPEWEKRDRFILSKGQASPILYAVLADTGFFPIEWLDNFCKADGKFGVHLQHDIPGVEITAGSLGQGFGIGVGMALAAKQDKKDHMIFTLLGDGECYEGSIWESAMFASHHKLDNLVAIVDRNGLCVMDFTEKIVKLEPLDKRWASFGWDTAVIDGHSFKELFSVLSKVHKRANKTQKPLVIIANTIKGKGVCFMENKPLWHGVAPKGKEAELAICELLKKGT; encoded by the coding sequence ATGCATGATATAAAAAAGTTAGAAATAAAAGCATGTGAAATGAGAAAAAAAGTGCTTGATATGTGTATTAAAGCAGGGACAGGCCATGTAACCTCTTCTTTTTCCTGTGTGGAAATTCTTGTTGCTTTGTATCACGGGAAAATTCTTAATTACAAACCAGATGAACCTGAATGGGAAAAAAGAGATAGATTTATTTTAAGCAAAGGACAGGCGAGCCCTATTTTATATGCTGTTTTAGCTGATACAGGATTTTTCCCGATAGAATGGCTAGATAATTTTTGTAAGGCAGATGGAAAATTCGGAGTACATTTACAGCATGATATCCCAGGAGTAGAAATTACAGCAGGTTCTCTTGGACAGGGCTTTGGAATAGGAGTAGGCATGGCATTAGCAGCCAAACAGGATAAGAAAGACCATATGATATTTACACTACTTGGAGATGGAGAGTGTTATGAAGGCTCTATCTGGGAATCTGCTATGTTTGCAAGTCATCATAAGTTAGACAATTTAGTTGCCATAGTTGACAGAAATGGACTATGTGTTATGGACTTCACAGAAAAAATCGTGAAATTAGAACCACTGGATAAAAGATGGGCATCTTTTGGATGGGATACTGCTGTAATTGATGGCCATTCATTTAAAGAGCTTTTTTCCGTTCTTTCAAAAGTTCATAAACGGGCAAATAAAACCCAAAAACCACTGGTTATTATAGCCAATACAATAAAAGGAAAAGGTGTTTGTTTTATGGAAAACAAACCGTTATGGCATGGTGTAGCACCGAAAGGTAAAGAAGCAGAATTAGCAATATGTGAATTACTAAAAAAAGGAACTTAA
- a CDS encoding ABC transporter ATP-binding protein, with product MDREIAIKIENLSKRYRIGEQLPYRTLRDEIVKFISTPFKKTFKREGEINYIWALKNVSLEIMKGEVIGIIGRNGAGKTTLLKILSRITKPTYGYVEIRGRVGSLLEVGTGFHPELTGRENIYLNAAILGMRKKEIDRKFDDIVSFAEIGKFLDTPVKRYSAGMYVRLAFSVAAYLEPEILLVDEVLAVGDIAFQRKCLGKMGEVAKEGRTVLFVSHNMSAVRGLCNKVMWIEKGEIKKTGNSDEITREYEEAFIQKYGGISSLRIRDKEEIRNKKFYFVKTELFDEEGNPRIGFKYNEKIILSVHLEGEIEEKYHIVFRIYDKNGIMIFSGASAELHNKYFETEVMNLRIEIGPTNLTIGNYRIELVLRKGRIQSGDRDEIDIWEDAMNFEITDCRPFETNWELQNPRDGIYIIPNRFFD from the coding sequence ATGGATAGAGAGATTGCAATTAAGATAGAAAACTTGAGTAAAAGATATAGAATAGGGGAACAATTGCCTTACCGAACACTGAGAGATGAAATAGTAAAGTTTATCTCTACCCCTTTCAAAAAAACTTTTAAAAGAGAAGGAGAAATTAACTATATCTGGGCATTGAAAAATGTATCACTGGAAATAATGAAGGGAGAGGTTATAGGTATAATAGGAAGAAATGGAGCAGGGAAGACCACCCTTTTAAAAATTCTATCCAGAATAACAAAACCTACATATGGCTATGTTGAAATTAGAGGCAGGGTTGGTTCACTCCTGGAAGTAGGGACTGGTTTCCATCCTGAATTAACAGGGAGAGAAAATATCTATCTAAATGCTGCTATATTAGGTATGAGGAAAAAAGAAATAGACAGAAAATTTGATGATATTGTTTCATTTGCAGAAATAGGCAAGTTTCTTGATACTCCTGTTAAAAGATACAGTGCAGGTATGTATGTCCGACTTGCCTTTTCAGTTGCTGCTTATCTTGAACCAGAAATTCTACTTGTGGATGAGGTCTTAGCAGTAGGGGATATTGCCTTTCAGAGAAAATGTCTCGGTAAAATGGGTGAGGTAGCAAAAGAAGGAAGAACCGTCCTTTTTGTAAGTCATAATATGTCTGCTGTAAGGGGATTGTGTAATAAAGTTATGTGGATTGAAAAAGGGGAGATAAAGAAAACAGGAAATAGTGATGAAATTACAAGAGAATATGAAGAGGCATTTATCCAGAAATATGGAGGTATTTCCTCTTTAAGGATAAGAGATAAAGAAGAAATAAGAAACAAGAAATTCTACTTTGTTAAAACCGAATTATTTGATGAAGAAGGAAATCCGAGGATAGGATTTAAATACAATGAAAAAATCATTTTATCTGTTCATCTTGAAGGTGAAATTGAAGAAAAATACCATATTGTATTCAGGATATATGACAAAAATGGAATAATGATATTTTCTGGTGCTTCCGCAGAATTACATAATAAATATTTTGAGACGGAAGTAATGAACCTAAGAATAGAAATAGGACCGACAAACCTGACAATTGGGAACTATAGAATAGAACTTGTTTTAAGAAAAGGTAGAATTCAAAGTGGAGATAGGGACGAGATTGATATATGGGAAGATGCAATGAACTTTGAAATAACGGACTGCAGACCATTTGAAACGAACTGGGAACTACAGAATCCCAGAGATGGGATTTATATAATACCTAATAGATTTTTTGACTGA